The window TCTGAATGACGCGGGTTTCGGCGTCGCCGACCTTGGAGTCGCCGTCGCTCAACCACTGGCTGACATCGAGTTTTTGCTTGTCGCTCTGGCCGTGGGATTCGGCCGTCCGCGCCGCGGCTTCCTTGACGCTTTCGACCTTGGGGCGCTTTTTGGCGACAGCGGGAGCCGGAACGAGCACCTCGAATTCAAGGGGACCAATGGTGAGATGGTCGCCTTGCTTCAACTCGCGCTCGCCGACGATTCGCTCGCCATTGACGATCGTGCCGTTCTTGCTGCCAAAATCCCGTATGGCGACGAAGCTCTCTTCGATCAGCAGCACACAGTGGTGCCGGCTGATCAAGTCGCTTCGGGGCCGAAGTTGGCAGTCTTCGGCCCGGCCAATGAAGAACTTCGGCCCAGGAACGGGAAGTTCCTGTCCCGCGTTCTTCCCAACTAAAACCTTTAGGCGTACTTCCATTTGTGTGACATCGCTCCGCAGAAGGTTACGGATGGAATTGAATTAAG of the Pirellulales bacterium genome contains:
- a CDS encoding FHA domain-containing protein; this translates as MEVRLKVLVGKNAGQELPVPGPKFFIGRAEDCQLRPRSDLISRHHCVLLIEESFVAIRDFGSKNGTIVNGERIVGERELKQGDHLTIGPLEFEVLVPAPAVAKKRPKVESVKEAAARTAESHGQSDKQKLDVSQWLSDGDSKVGDAETRVIQMNETGEIEMGNGHAAAQAVEAAVDPEPEPVAAKSAPAKAGPGKLPARPSNSQVDSRSAAADVLNKFFKRR